A genome region from Solirubrobacter pauli includes the following:
- a CDS encoding DEAD/DEAH box helicase, producing MTYEIDAPPRPTAGRYLPAWPTHRPLRKWQQAAAAQVFESSNDAFLASATPAAGKTTFGLHVAHRMLSEGRVSRVAVVAPTTHICRQWALDAARYGIHLEPNRPNSAGPEPRDRHGISVTYATVAAGAEIHRRRCAERPTLLIADEPHHMGEDASWGQSTVTAFRDAKFRLLLSGTPFRSDNSPIPWVVYDDEGVSAADYDYGYTQALIDNVCRPVTFHTYGGEMEWVSDGKVRRAGFDVVLPAPEAARRLRTALDADGDWITHVLRDANDELVKIRAGDHPNAGGLVIAMDKEHADKLAGRIARITGEKPDVVHSDAADASQRIARFSAGSEPWLVSVLMVSEGVDVPRLRVGVYATNSRTELFFRQVIGRFIRRTPEPKDQMAHVFLPSDPRLKRLAIAIEEERKHALVFESVAPEETERAERTEAKEPFRALWSSAQRDEEVLQTTQPGEAMQLFADPEPEISPALAAFAMPVVQAAPPEPETSFEKRERLRAERHNLVALIARRDKEPHSKVNAWVNREVGVKSVDKATDEQLERANRLLEKELNRK from the coding sequence GTGACGTACGAGATCGACGCTCCTCCCCGCCCCACGGCGGGCCGGTACCTCCCGGCCTGGCCGACCCACCGTCCGCTGCGGAAGTGGCAGCAGGCTGCCGCCGCGCAGGTGTTCGAGTCCTCCAACGACGCGTTCCTGGCGTCGGCGACGCCCGCGGCCGGCAAGACGACGTTCGGCTTGCACGTGGCGCACCGGATGCTGTCGGAGGGGCGCGTGTCGCGCGTCGCCGTGGTCGCGCCGACGACGCACATCTGCCGGCAGTGGGCGCTGGACGCTGCGCGGTACGGGATCCACCTGGAGCCGAACCGGCCGAACAGCGCGGGCCCGGAGCCGCGGGACCGGCACGGGATCTCGGTCACGTACGCGACCGTCGCGGCCGGAGCGGAGATCCACCGGCGGCGGTGCGCCGAGCGGCCCACGCTGCTGATCGCGGACGAGCCGCACCACATGGGCGAGGACGCGTCGTGGGGCCAGTCGACGGTCACGGCGTTCCGGGACGCGAAGTTCCGGCTGCTGCTGTCGGGCACGCCGTTCCGCTCCGACAACTCGCCGATCCCGTGGGTCGTGTACGACGACGAGGGCGTGTCGGCGGCGGACTACGACTACGGGTACACGCAGGCGCTGATCGACAACGTCTGCCGGCCGGTTACGTTCCACACGTACGGCGGCGAGATGGAGTGGGTGTCGGACGGCAAGGTCCGGCGGGCGGGGTTCGACGTCGTGCTGCCGGCGCCCGAGGCGGCGCGGCGGCTGCGCACGGCGCTGGACGCCGACGGCGACTGGATCACGCACGTCCTGCGCGACGCCAACGACGAGCTGGTCAAGATCCGCGCCGGTGACCATCCGAACGCGGGTGGGCTCGTGATCGCGATGGACAAGGAGCACGCCGACAAGCTGGCGGGCCGGATCGCGCGGATCACCGGCGAGAAGCCGGACGTCGTCCACTCGGACGCGGCGGACGCGTCGCAGCGGATCGCGCGCTTCTCCGCCGGCAGCGAGCCGTGGCTCGTGTCGGTGCTGATGGTCTCCGAAGGGGTCGACGTGCCGCGCCTGCGCGTCGGCGTGTACGCGACCAACTCGCGCACCGAGCTGTTCTTCCGCCAGGTGATCGGGCGGTTCATCCGCCGCACGCCGGAGCCGAAGGACCAGATGGCGCACGTCTTCCTGCCGTCGGACCCGCGGCTCAAGCGGCTCGCGATCGCGATCGAGGAGGAGCGCAAGCACGCGCTGGTCTTCGAGTCGGTCGCGCCCGAGGAGACCGAGCGGGCCGAGCGGACGGAGGCGAAGGAGCCGTTCCGCGCGCTGTGGTCGTCCGCCCAGCGCGACGAGGAGGTGCTGCAGACCACGCAGCCCGGTGAGGCGATGCAGCTGTTCGCCGACCCGGAGCCGGAGATCTCGCCCGCGCTGGCCGCGTTCGCGATGCCGGTCGTGCAGGCCGCGCCGCCGGAGCCCGAGACGTCGTTCGAGAAGCGTGAGCGCCTGCGGGCCGAGCGGCACAACCTGGTGGCGCTGATCGCGCGGCGCGACAAGGAGCCGCACAGCAAGGTCAACGCGTGGGTGAACCGCGAGGTCGGCGTCAAGTCGGTCGACAAGGCGACGGACGAGCAGCTCGAGCGCGCCAACCGGCTGCTCGAGAAGGAGCTGAACCGCAAGTAG
- a CDS encoding SDR family oxidoreductase: MSTNLSFEGRVAVVTGASSGIGAATAERLVAAGAKVAAVARRADRLQGLDGVLPVTADISDPEAVERVADAVHAQLGRVDLVVANAGVMLGAPFETAAVDEWERMIDVNVRGLIRTGRVFADDLLAAAADGGPADLVHVGSIASHVAFPNYGVYCATKAAVAHLTRNLRTELGPRGVRVRTVEPGVVATELGADMTDPAGLAVLEQLREMVTLEAGDIADAILYAAAAPAHVNVAELVVVPTAQG; this comes from the coding sequence ATGAGCACGAACTTGAGCTTCGAGGGCCGCGTCGCGGTCGTCACCGGCGCGTCCAGCGGCATCGGCGCCGCCACCGCAGAGCGCCTCGTCGCGGCGGGCGCGAAGGTCGCCGCCGTCGCGCGCCGCGCCGACCGCCTGCAGGGCCTCGACGGCGTCCTCCCCGTCACCGCCGACATCTCCGACCCCGAGGCCGTGGAGCGCGTCGCCGACGCCGTCCACGCGCAGCTCGGCCGCGTCGACCTCGTCGTGGCGAACGCCGGCGTGATGCTCGGCGCGCCGTTCGAGACCGCCGCCGTCGACGAGTGGGAGCGGATGATCGACGTCAACGTCCGCGGCCTGATCCGCACCGGGCGCGTCTTCGCCGACGACCTGCTCGCCGCCGCGGCGGACGGTGGGCCGGCCGACCTCGTCCACGTCGGGTCGATCGCCTCGCACGTGGCGTTCCCGAACTACGGCGTGTACTGCGCGACCAAGGCGGCCGTCGCGCACCTCACGCGCAACCTGCGCACCGAGCTCGGCCCGCGCGGCGTGCGCGTGCGGACCGTCGAGCCGGGCGTCGTCGCGACCGAGCTCGGGGCCGACATGACCGACCCGGCCGGGCTGGCCGTCCTCGAGCAGCTGCGGGAGATGGTGACGCTCGAGGCGGGCGACATCGCCGACGCGATCCTCTACGCCGCGGCCGCCCCCGCGCACGTCAACGTCGCCGAGCTAGTCGTCGTCCCGACCGCGCAGGGCTGA
- a CDS encoding helix-turn-helix domain-containing protein — protein sequence MDNRIGDFLRARRELVRPEDVGLEGSGRRRVPGLRREELALLAGVSADYYVRLEQGRDRHPSAQVLDALATALQLDGDATAHLHELARHADAPPRRSRPRVERVRPGLLRMMEAWPHSPAFITGRHFDVLAANRLAEALYPVCATRGNIVRTIFLERDASCILYAEYDQVAADTVAALRATAGADVDDPELISLVGELSLKSEHFRRLWARHDVRAKTEGQKILNHPLVGGVTVEYETLTVNGAEGQQLVVYHAQPGSPSERALNLLATMVAGESSDSRKPRVKRLTRGA from the coding sequence GTGGACAACCGGATCGGCGACTTCCTGCGCGCACGCCGCGAGCTCGTCCGCCCCGAGGACGTGGGCCTCGAGGGCAGCGGCCGCCGCCGCGTGCCCGGCTTGCGTCGAGAGGAGCTCGCGCTGCTCGCGGGCGTCTCGGCCGACTACTACGTGCGGCTCGAGCAGGGCCGCGACCGCCATCCCTCCGCCCAGGTGCTCGACGCCCTGGCGACGGCCCTGCAGCTCGACGGCGACGCGACCGCGCACCTGCACGAGCTCGCGCGCCACGCGGACGCGCCGCCGCGGCGCTCCCGTCCGCGCGTCGAGCGCGTGCGCCCCGGCCTGCTGCGGATGATGGAGGCGTGGCCGCACTCGCCCGCGTTCATCACGGGCCGCCACTTCGACGTCCTGGCGGCCAACCGCCTCGCCGAGGCCCTCTACCCGGTCTGCGCCACCCGCGGCAACATCGTCCGGACGATCTTCCTCGAGCGCGACGCCTCCTGCATCCTCTACGCCGAGTACGACCAGGTCGCCGCGGACACCGTCGCCGCCCTCCGGGCCACGGCCGGCGCCGACGTCGACGACCCCGAGCTGATCTCGCTCGTCGGCGAGCTGTCCCTCAAGAGCGAGCACTTCCGCCGGTTGTGGGCCCGCCACGACGTGCGCGCCAAGACCGAGGGCCAGAAGATCCTCAACCACCCGCTCGTCGGCGGGGTCACGGTCGAGTACGAGACCCTGACCGTCAACGGCGCCGAGGGTCAGCAGCTCGTCGTCTACCACGCCCAGCCGGGCAGCCCGAGCGAACGCGCCCTGAACCTGCTGGCCACGATGGTGGCCGGCGAGTCGTCTGACTCGCGGAAACCGCGGGTCAAGCGACTCACGCGCGGCGCCTGA
- a CDS encoding peptidoglycan DD-metalloendopeptidase family protein produces MSAHELSFPYEVARNRDLSDADLWQRSLRQSVHRREITEAARKHAMRRKSAAVAVTASMAAGPVAAPFAAVASVGSGSAVSTKTAGGGAGGSAISLPSGALVDYGDTGEAVAAVQKVVGVDNDGIFGPITQGGVKRWQQANGLPATGAVDAKTWTKMFQSSVSYVGKDGKTTVTVNDKTSTPRGSTGGVDGPAPTTTKPRTKQKPSSKRSDVAEKNRNAITKPQSVTDQTVQAPAEETAPAPAPAQTGGGCGAGKIASPVSGTTTGVYGENRGSHAHAGKDIAAPTGTAVRAAQCGTVTKAGMDGSGYGNLVCIEHEGGVSTCYAHLSQINTKVGTYVHVGDVIGKVGCTGSCTGPHLHFEVRENGKTVNPDSYLTGAKTIAGAAPKTGKLATESTGSAAAWGEATPASSAETEATLAAAYNAAADATATAAVAPATTGEVAPVTTDAAAAAAATGEVAPATDAATTPANGASTDGSAGQAAPATTDAAAAPAETAPAATPAAAAETPAPAPAAEAPAETAPAAETPAPAPAAEAAPAAEAPAPAPAETAPAAEAPAPAPAETAPAAEAPAPAPAETAPAAEAPAPAPAETAPAAETPAPAPAETAPAAETPAPAPAETAPAAEAPAPAPVAEAPAETTPAPVAETPAPAPAEAAPVAETPAPVAESTPAPVAETPAAPADAAPAEETGAAVAPVG; encoded by the coding sequence TTGTCGGCTCACGAGTTGTCGTTCCCGTATGAAGTTGCCCGTAACCGCGATCTGAGCGACGCGGATCTGTGGCAGCGCTCGCTGCGCCAGTCGGTCCATCGGCGTGAGATCACCGAGGCCGCGCGCAAGCACGCGATGCGCCGCAAGAGCGCGGCGGTGGCCGTGACCGCCTCGATGGCGGCCGGTCCGGTCGCCGCGCCGTTCGCGGCGGTGGCGTCGGTGGGCAGTGGTTCCGCCGTGTCCACGAAGACGGCCGGCGGCGGCGCGGGTGGTTCCGCGATCTCGCTGCCGTCGGGCGCGCTGGTCGACTACGGCGACACGGGCGAGGCCGTCGCCGCCGTCCAGAAGGTCGTCGGCGTCGACAACGACGGCATCTTCGGCCCGATCACGCAGGGCGGCGTCAAGCGCTGGCAGCAGGCGAACGGCCTGCCCGCGACCGGCGCCGTGGACGCGAAGACCTGGACGAAGATGTTCCAGTCGTCGGTGTCGTACGTCGGCAAGGACGGCAAGACGACCGTCACGGTGAACGACAAGACCTCCACCCCGCGGGGATCGACCGGCGGCGTGGACGGCCCGGCGCCGACGACGACCAAGCCGCGGACGAAGCAGAAGCCGTCGTCGAAGCGCAGCGACGTCGCCGAGAAGAACCGCAACGCCATCACCAAGCCGCAGTCGGTGACCGACCAGACGGTCCAGGCTCCGGCCGAGGAGACCGCCCCGGCGCCGGCCCCGGCGCAGACGGGCGGCGGCTGCGGCGCGGGCAAGATCGCCTCGCCCGTCTCCGGCACGACGACCGGCGTCTACGGGGAGAACCGCGGCTCGCACGCCCATGCGGGCAAGGACATCGCCGCGCCGACCGGCACCGCCGTCCGCGCCGCCCAGTGCGGCACGGTCACCAAGGCCGGCATGGACGGGTCCGGCTACGGCAACCTCGTGTGCATCGAGCACGAGGGCGGCGTCTCCACCTGCTACGCCCACCTCTCGCAGATCAACACCAAGGTCGGCACGTACGTCCATGTCGGCGACGTCATCGGCAAGGTCGGCTGCACCGGCTCCTGCACCGGCCCGCACCTCCACTTCGAGGTCCGTGAGAACGGCAAGACCGTCAACCCGGACAGCTACCTGACCGGCGCCAAGACGATCGCGGGCGCCGCCCCGAAGACCGGCAAGCTCGCCACGGAGTCGACCGGCAGCGCCGCCGCCTGGGGCGAGGCCACGCCGGCCTCCTCGGCCGAGACCGAGGCGACGCTGGCCGCGGCCTACAACGCCGCGGCGGACGCGACGGCGACGGCTGCGGTCGCGCCGGCCACGACGGGCGAGGTCGCTCCGGTCACGACGGACGCCGCCGCGGCTGCCGCTGCCACGGGCGAGGTCGCGCCGGCGACGGACGCCGCGACGACGCCGGCGAACGGCGCATCGACGGACGGGTCGGCCGGCCAAGCCGCCCCGGCCACGACCGACGCCGCCGCGGCTCCGGCCGAGACCGCCCCCGCCGCGACGCCGGCCGCAGCCGCTGAGACGCCCGCGCCGGCCCCGGCCGCCGAGGCGCCCGCCGAGACCGCGCCGGCCGCCGAGACGCCCGCGCCCGCCCCGGCCGCCGAGGCCGCGCCGGCCGCCGAAGCGCCCGCGCCGGCTCCCGCCGAGACCGCGCCGGCCGCCGAAGCGCCCGCGCCGGCTCCCGCCGAGACCGCGCCGGCCGCCGAAGCGCCCGCGCCGGCTCCCGCCGAGACCGCGCCGGCCGCCGAAGCGCCCGCGCCGGCTCCCGCCGAGACCGCGCCGGCCGCCGAGACGCCCGCCCCGGCTCCCGCCGAGACCGCGCCGGCCGCCGAGACGCCCGCGCCGGCGCCCGCCGAGACCGCGCCGGCCGCCGAAGCGCCCGCTCCGGCTCCCGTCGCCGAGGCTCCGGCCGAGACCACTCCGGCGCCCGTCGCCGAGACGCCCGCCCCGGCTCCCGCCGAGGCCGCTCCCGTCGCCGAGACGCCGGCGCCGGTGGCCGAGTCCACTCCCGCGCCTGTCGCGGAAACGCCTGCCGCTCCGGCTGACGCTGCCCCCGCTGAGGAGACGGGCGCGGCTGTCGCACCCGTCGGGTAG
- a CDS encoding sensor domain-containing diguanylate cyclase yields MDVTAIQAAAEATSTTYRSFADATRSVLDLLERHVPDSAVFMAHLDRGQFIHRIVDVRRGADYGLRSNQALPLGDAFCSHMAEGRGPRLVGELGDVDVYKKLAMRQRTGARSYLGVPLELSDGTKVGSLAAVSRRRNAFTAADEQLFVMLARVLAGELERESNARDLRRFNDMLRDQARGMGAIGRVAKALAAGDDARQSICEAACEVMDAPVAFLLEPSGRDFASTAMAGANVQPVTIQPRGDGSGGGKAFTAKEAYFVADARNHPALAAPLVEATSARSAVFEPVLRDGEVAGVLIVIWQRALEKLPEASGGMLKLVAAQAAIAIEHAGLRARVEALALTDSLTGLVTKRVFDEELPRELARARRADTPVSVAILDLDHMAAFNMMRGEGEGDRLVKETAAFWRGELREVDVLARLDGVEFALVLPGCGLAEAVEVLDRVRGATPRGQTASAGVARWDGEEPAELLMLRAQDALSAAKSSGRNVTIPAE; encoded by the coding sequence GTGGATGTGACTGCGATTCAGGCTGCGGCTGAAGCGACCTCGACGACCTATCGCTCGTTCGCCGACGCGACGCGGTCGGTGCTGGACCTGCTGGAGCGTCACGTCCCGGATTCCGCGGTCTTCATGGCCCACCTCGACCGGGGTCAGTTCATCCACCGGATCGTGGACGTGCGCCGTGGCGCAGACTACGGCCTACGCTCGAATCAGGCGCTACCCCTCGGCGACGCGTTCTGCTCGCACATGGCGGAGGGCCGCGGCCCGCGCCTGGTCGGCGAGCTCGGGGACGTCGACGTCTACAAGAAGCTCGCGATGCGCCAGCGCACGGGCGCCCGGTCCTACCTGGGCGTGCCCCTCGAGCTCTCCGACGGCACCAAGGTCGGGTCCCTCGCCGCGGTCTCGCGGCGCCGCAACGCCTTCACCGCTGCCGACGAGCAGCTGTTCGTGATGCTCGCCCGCGTATTGGCGGGCGAGCTCGAACGAGAGTCCAACGCACGAGATTTGCGCAGGTTCAACGACATGCTTCGAGATCAGGCCAGGGGAATGGGAGCGATCGGCCGGGTGGCCAAGGCGCTCGCGGCGGGTGATGACGCCCGCCAGTCGATCTGCGAGGCGGCCTGCGAGGTCATGGACGCGCCGGTCGCGTTCCTGCTCGAGCCCTCGGGACGCGACTTCGCCTCCACCGCGATGGCCGGCGCGAACGTCCAGCCCGTGACGATCCAGCCGCGTGGCGACGGGTCGGGCGGCGGCAAGGCGTTCACCGCCAAGGAGGCGTACTTCGTCGCCGACGCGCGCAACCACCCGGCGCTGGCCGCGCCGCTCGTGGAGGCCACCTCCGCGCGCTCGGCCGTGTTCGAGCCGGTCTTGCGCGACGGCGAGGTCGCCGGCGTGCTGATCGTCATCTGGCAGCGTGCGCTGGAGAAGCTGCCCGAGGCGTCGGGCGGGATGCTCAAGCTCGTGGCCGCGCAGGCGGCGATCGCGATCGAGCACGCGGGCCTGCGCGCCCGTGTCGAGGCGCTGGCGCTGACCGACTCGCTGACCGGGCTCGTCACCAAGCGCGTCTTCGACGAGGAGCTGCCGCGCGAGCTGGCGCGCGCCCGCCGTGCCGACACGCCCGTGTCCGTCGCCATCCTCGACCTCGACCACATGGCCGCGTTCAACATGATGCGCGGCGAGGGCGAGGGCGACCGGCTCGTCAAGGAGACCGCGGCGTTCTGGCGCGGCGAGCTCCGCGAGGTGGACGTGCTGGCGCGGCTGGACGGCGTCGAGTTCGCGCTGGTCCTGCCGGGCTGCGGGCTCGCCGAGGCCGTCGAGGTGCTCGACCGCGTGCGCGGCGCGACGCCGCGTGGGCAGACCGCATCGGCCGGCGTGGCGCGCTGGGACGGCGAGGAGCCGGCTGAGCTGCTGATGCTCCGCGCCCAGGATGCGCTCTCGGCCGCGAAGTCCTCCGGCCGAAATGTGACGATCCCGGCCGAATAG
- a CDS encoding fumarylacetoacetate hydrolase family protein — MKLATFNPPGTSETLAGEVRGDRIVTFTTGKTVLELLADGDRTPATGTEHALADVTLLEPILRPPAIFCIGRNYAAHIAELGNERPEKPIVFLKLPLSSAPPSGPVVTPSASHALDYEAELVLVIGADHEIAGYAVADDVSARDLQRSEKQWTRAKGFDTSCPWGPWITTADELTDPIGLRITTHVNGELRQDGNTRDLIFNPRELVDFIGEACTLEPGAIVLTGTPSGVGEAFDPPRYLQPGDTVRCEIEQLGAIEHRIA, encoded by the coding sequence ATGAAACTCGCCACGTTCAATCCTCCAGGCACATCCGAGACGCTCGCGGGAGAGGTTCGCGGCGACCGGATCGTGACCTTCACGACCGGCAAGACCGTCCTCGAGCTGCTCGCCGACGGTGACCGGACCCCCGCGACGGGCACCGAGCACGCCCTCGCGGACGTCACGCTGCTCGAGCCGATCCTGCGCCCGCCGGCGATCTTCTGCATCGGCCGCAACTACGCCGCGCACATCGCGGAGCTGGGCAACGAGCGACCCGAGAAGCCGATCGTCTTCCTCAAGCTGCCGCTGTCGAGCGCGCCCCCGAGCGGTCCCGTCGTCACCCCGAGCGCCAGCCACGCCCTCGACTACGAGGCCGAGCTCGTCCTCGTGATCGGTGCCGACCACGAGATCGCGGGCTACGCGGTCGCCGACGACGTCTCCGCGCGCGACCTCCAGCGCAGCGAGAAGCAGTGGACGCGCGCCAAGGGCTTCGACACGTCCTGCCCGTGGGGTCCGTGGATCACGACCGCGGACGAGCTGACCGACCCGATCGGCCTGCGGATCACCACGCACGTCAACGGCGAGCTGCGCCAGGACGGCAACACGCGCGACCTGATCTTCAACCCGCGCGAGCTCGTCGACTTCATCGGCGAGGCGTGCACGCTCGAGCCGGGGGCGATCGTCCTGACGGGCACGCCGAGCGGCGTCGGCGAGGCGTTCGATCCGCCCCGCTACCTGCAGCCCGGCGACACCGTCAGGTGCGAGATCGAGCAGCTAGGCGCGATCGAGCACCGCATCGCCTAG
- a CDS encoding ATP-dependent Clp protease proteolytic subunit, producing the protein MPLVPMVIERTARGEREFDIFSRLLNERIIFLGQPVDDQIANLIVAQMLHLESQDPDKDISLYINSPGGSIYAGLAIYDTMNFIKPDVATMCVGIAMSMGSLLLTGGAKGKRFALPNSRILIHQPSAGFEGQSTDIEIHAREIIKTRKRTDEIYAKHTGQSEEQVHRDMERDRFFTADQAAEYGLIDRVIHTH; encoded by the coding sequence ATGCCTCTCGTCCCCATGGTCATCGAGCGCACCGCCCGCGGCGAGCGCGAGTTCGACATCTTCTCGCGCCTGCTGAACGAGCGGATCATCTTCCTCGGCCAGCCCGTCGACGACCAGATCGCCAACCTGATCGTCGCGCAGATGCTCCACTTGGAGTCCCAGGACCCCGACAAGGACATCTCGCTGTACATCAACTCGCCCGGCGGGTCGATCTACGCGGGCCTGGCGATCTACGACACGATGAACTTCATCAAGCCCGACGTGGCGACGATGTGCGTCGGGATCGCGATGTCGATGGGCTCGCTGCTGCTGACGGGCGGCGCCAAGGGCAAGCGCTTCGCGCTGCCGAACTCGCGCATCCTGATCCACCAGCCGTCGGCCGGCTTCGAGGGCCAGTCGACGGACATCGAGATCCACGCGCGCGAGATCATCAAGACGCGCAAGCGCACCGACGAGATCTACGCGAAGCACACGGGCCAGTCCGAGGAGCAGGTGCACCGGGACATGGAGCGGGACCGCTTCTTCACCGCCGATCAGGCCGCCGAGTACGGCCTGATCGACCGCGTGATCCACACGCACTAG
- a CDS encoding response regulator, giving the protein MTRIVVIDPQPAVRAGLAMMLRTEPGLVPVGVAVGAKDGLELVERQRPDVVLLDAGELALTRRLRALEHAPRVVLYAGVDDPALNVTARVAGADGLVSKHADAELLYAALRAVGRGGTALPALDRAQLDAVAHRVEPEDLALLAMLVDRTEPADVAAALRQNPRKLARRIERLLVRLRPPRATVA; this is encoded by the coding sequence ATGACGCGCATCGTGGTCATCGATCCGCAGCCGGCCGTTCGCGCCGGTCTCGCGATGATGCTGCGCACCGAGCCGGGCCTGGTTCCGGTCGGTGTGGCCGTGGGAGCGAAGGACGGCCTGGAGCTGGTCGAGCGCCAGCGCCCGGACGTCGTCCTCCTCGATGCCGGCGAACTCGCGCTCACGCGCCGCCTGCGCGCCCTCGAGCACGCTCCGCGCGTCGTGCTCTACGCCGGCGTCGACGACCCGGCGCTCAACGTCACCGCGCGCGTCGCGGGCGCGGACGGGCTGGTCTCCAAGCACGCGGACGCCGAGCTGCTGTACGCGGCCCTGCGTGCGGTCGGCCGGGGCGGCACCGCGCTGCCGGCGCTGGACCGCGCCCAGCTGGACGCCGTCGCCCACCGCGTGGAGCCGGAGGACCTCGCGCTGCTGGCGATGCTCGTGGACCGCACCGAGCCCGCCGACGTGGCCGCCGCGCTGCGGCAGAACCCGCGCAAACTGGCGCGGCGGATCGAGCGCCTGCTCGTGCGGCTCCGGCCGCCACGCGCCACGGTCGCCTAG
- a CDS encoding hemolysin family protein: MADLLRMLALLALIAGNAFFVIGEYSIVTARRGALRARGGRGAEAALRLMEDPVRVISTVQVGITAIGVLSGIVGETAIRNVLGDGVPSWLAFLIAFALVTYLSVVLGELVPKALTLEKAELLASLVSRPVELLAKVLRPVVWVLQGSAGVLLRPFGITEVMAGDSISSPEELRALVDEAEGQGVIPRAQEELLHNVFDFAAREVRDVMVPEPDVVWLEASLTGEEALATLVEHGHARYPVGRETLDHLVGVVHFRDLVASRGELVGALARQPPIVPVTKDLGALLRELREGRQQMAVVVDEYGGTAGIVTVHDVLEEIVGEIENEFDLPNNALDWIDDKTVEVAGSMTIDDFNETVGTQLPQEGPRTLAGLAFDALGRRPRPGDVVDVDGVALRVEDLEGLRITKLRVSL, translated from the coding sequence GTGGCCGATCTCCTTCGCATGCTCGCCTTGCTGGCGCTGATCGCCGGCAACGCCTTCTTCGTCATCGGCGAGTACTCGATCGTCACGGCGCGCCGTGGAGCGCTGCGCGCACGCGGTGGTCGCGGCGCCGAGGCGGCGCTGCGCCTGATGGAGGATCCGGTGCGGGTGATCTCCACCGTGCAGGTCGGGATCACGGCCATCGGCGTGCTCAGCGGCATCGTCGGCGAGACGGCGATCCGGAACGTGCTCGGCGACGGTGTGCCTTCGTGGCTGGCGTTCCTGATCGCCTTCGCGCTCGTCACCTACCTGAGCGTGGTGCTCGGCGAGCTGGTGCCGAAGGCGCTGACGCTGGAGAAGGCGGAGCTGCTCGCGTCCCTGGTGTCACGGCCCGTGGAGCTGCTCGCGAAGGTCCTGCGGCCCGTCGTGTGGGTCCTGCAGGGCTCGGCGGGCGTGCTGCTGCGGCCCTTCGGGATCACCGAGGTGATGGCCGGCGACTCGATCTCCTCCCCCGAGGAGCTGCGGGCGCTGGTGGACGAGGCCGAGGGCCAGGGCGTGATCCCGCGCGCGCAGGAGGAGCTGCTGCACAACGTCTTCGACTTCGCCGCCCGCGAGGTGCGGGACGTGATGGTGCCCGAGCCCGACGTCGTCTGGCTCGAGGCGTCGCTGACCGGGGAGGAGGCGCTGGCGACGCTCGTCGAGCACGGGCACGCGCGCTATCCGGTCGGCCGGGAGACGCTGGACCACCTGGTCGGCGTCGTCCACTTCCGCGACCTGGTCGCCTCCCGCGGGGAGCTGGTGGGCGCGCTCGCACGCCAGCCGCCGATCGTGCCCGTGACCAAGGACCTGGGCGCGCTCCTGCGCGAGCTGCGCGAGGGGCGCCAGCAGATGGCGGTCGTGGTCGACGAGTACGGCGGCACCGCCGGGATCGTGACCGTGCACGACGTGCTCGAGGAGATCGTCGGCGAGATCGAGAACGAGTTCGACCTCCCGAACAACGCGCTCGACTGGATCGACGACAAGACGGTCGAGGTGGCCGGGTCGATGACCATCGATGACTTCAATGAGACCGTAGGAACGCAATTGCCGCAGGAGGGTCCGCGGACCCTCGCGGGGCTCGCGTTCGACGCGCTCGGGCGCCGTCCTCGGCCTGGGGACGTGGTCGACGTCGACGGCGTCGCCCTCCGCGTGGAGGATCTCGAAGGGCTGCGGATCACGAAGCTCCGAGTTTCCCTTTAG
- the pgsA gene encoding CDP-diacylglycerol--glycerol-3-phosphate 3-phosphatidyltransferase: MFELNLPNVLTLLRILLVPVLVAALVQEGGGLDGVAAAVFIFASFTDALDGWIARRQKSVTTFGKLMDPLADKLLVTAALVSLVSLDRVSAWVAMVIIAREFAVTGLRQLAMEHGEVIPANLWGKIKTAFQVAMVLVLILVEGSPLWVDTLVWVTTIITVISGADYFFGFRSLVHARQARRAPS, translated from the coding sequence GTGTTCGAGCTCAACCTGCCGAACGTCCTGACCCTGCTCCGGATCCTGCTCGTCCCCGTGCTCGTCGCGGCGCTCGTGCAGGAGGGGGGAGGGCTGGACGGAGTCGCCGCCGCGGTGTTCATCTTCGCGTCGTTCACGGACGCCCTGGACGGCTGGATCGCGCGCCGTCAAAAGTCGGTGACGACGTTCGGGAAGCTGATGGACCCGCTCGCCGACAAGCTGCTCGTCACCGCCGCGCTCGTGAGCCTCGTCTCGCTCGACCGCGTGTCGGCCTGGGTGGCGATGGTGATCATCGCCCGTGAGTTCGCGGTCACCGGCCTGCGCCAGCTCGCGATGGAGCACGGCGAGGTCATCCCCGCGAACCTGTGGGGGAAGATCAAGACGGCCTTCCAGGTCGCGATGGTGCTGGTGCTGATCCTCGTCGAGGGCTCGCCGCTGTGGGTCGACACGCTCGTGTGGGTGACGACGATCATCACCGTGATCAGCGGCGCGGACTACTTCTTCGGCTTCAGGTCACTCGTGCACGCCCGCCAGGCCCGTCGCGCTCCCAGCTGA